A stretch of DNA from Candidatus Hydrogenedentota bacterium:
TCGTCTTTGTTCCGCCGGTGGCAGGAGGTTAGTCAGGATGTTCGCGTTATCGAGCGAACCGATCGATACATCCCTGTTGCGGCCCCGGTTCGAGAAGTCCCATGCAGGCGCGTTCGCGACGTTCGAAGGGTGGGTTCGCGATCATAATATTGGACGTTCGGTAGTCCGGCTCGAGTACGAGGCCTACGCAAGCGTGGCGGAGAAGGAAGGGAACGCAATAATCGCCGAGGCGCGAAAGACGTTCGCAGTATTGGACGCGCAATGTATCCATCGGATCGGCTCGCTCACGATCGGCGATATGGCCGTGTGGGTGGGGGCTTCAGCGGCCCACCGGGACGCCGCGTTCGATGCGTGCCGGTACATCATCGACGAAGTAAAGGCGCGAGTGCCGATCTGGAAAAAAGAATACTACGCCGACGGCGACTCGGGCTGGGTTAACTGCGACGCGCGTGGTTAAGGGCCCGTGGACCACAGCGTTGCGCTGGCAAACGCGTTGTTGATGGGGAACCTGCCGAGCGCCTCGTACTTCGAGAATTCCACGTGTCCATCCATGTACAGCACGTTTCCGCCTCCCGGCACGTGGTTGTACTCACCCGCCCCGCTTGGGTTGAGGTTTATCTGGTCCCAAAGTACGACGACTTGGCTTTGTCCCTGCGCACTCGACGCGGGGTTGTTAATGTCCGTGATTAGGAAGCGCTCGATGCCTTCACGAATCCGGCGTATGGTGTCGGAACCGTTGTTCCCCGCGCCTGGGGAAACCTCCAAGTCGTGGGTCAACGTGTCCAAGGCATCCAATGCGTTGCCCAAGGGATTCATGGGCTTCGGAGCGCCCAACGCCGATCCCGTGACCAGCGCGATGAATCCTTCGAACACCTGAACCGAGATGTCGAACGAGCCAAAACCGATATCCGGCGCCGTAACAGTTGGATCGTTGCCGTCGCCGCGATCCACGACATATCCGAAGTAGATGTAGCTGGCGTTGGCCTGAGTAGCTAAGCCAGCAAACTGGCAGCCCTCGGCGATGATAGCAAGGTCGGAGTTTGGGTCCGAAGGGCACTGGATGACGCCCCAGTCCGATAGGTACTCCGGGTATACCGCATACGGATCGAATGAAAAGTTGTCCGTGTCAGACGCGCCGCAGTCGATGCCCAGGTCACCCACGGAAAGGCCTGCCAAGGAGAATATGTCAGGGCCTTGTAGGCGTGGGAAGGTCTCTTTGTTCTCGCCCGCGTACATCTTGAAGACAATCCCCATCTGTTTGAGGTTGCTCTGGCAACTGGCGCGCCGGGCGGCCTCGCGCGCACGGGCCAATGCTGGCAGGAGAATCGCCGCGAGGATCGCGATAATCGCGATCACCACCAGCAGCTCGATCAACGTGAAACCCCGCTTCGATACCATCTCATCCTCCTCGGTCGCGCGTTCGCCCGACTACTTTGAGCGTCGGCAATGTGCGTATTCACATTGCCGCAAGGCGCAAGTCTATTGGAGTATAGTGGGGTTTCTTCATTGTGTCAACAAATAAATACACGTTTTACAATTATATCTTGAAAATATTTGTCCTTATATTTCGTTTATACCGATTAATCCGCATACATATTCGCAGTATTCATATAAAAGGGTATTCTGGGTTGGCTGGGTTTACGTCTGACAATCAACGGCGGTAGACATTAGGAAACGGGGGTGGTTCGAAGAATCCACCCCCGTATAGCAACGCTCAAATCGCGCTGGCGCGCGTCTTGTACCGTTCGGAACTAGCCCGCGAACCAGAAGACCGCATTGGCCCAGAATTCATTAATTGGGCCTTTACCGTTACGTTCGTACTTCTTGAACTCGACGTGACCGTCCATGAACAGAATGTTCGAACCGCCCGGCACGTGGTTAAACTCGCCGGAACCGGTCGGGCTGATATTGATGTGGTCCCACATCGTCTCGACTTCGCTTTGCGCCTGTGCTGACCCACCCGGATTATTGATATCCGTGATGAGGAAGCGCTCGACGCCTTCGCGGATGCGCCGCACCTGGTTGCTGTACGCATTACCACGAAGGGCGGTAACCGTGAGGTCATTGTCCTTCTGCGCCAGAATTGTCTGGGCCTGCGCCGGAGTGACCGCAGCGGTCGTGGTGAGCGGAGTCGCGAGGGCAATGATCGCCTCGGCGACCTGAGCCGGTACTTGCGGCGTGCCATTGCCGACGTCAATCGGGGCGGCGATGATCAGATCGTCTCCGTCCCACAGGTCGAAAATGTAACCGGTGTACACATAGCTCTCGTCGTGATTGGAGGCCATACCGGTGTACGCACCGCACAATGCACCCGGGTCCACCGCGTCATCATCATCAGTGTCACCGACAAGCTGGATGTTCACGTCGGGGTCTGACGGACACTTGAGCACGTTCCAGTCCGTCAGGTACTCGGGATATACCGACGGGCCCGACACAGTGACTTCCGGCGTGTCGTCCTCGTCACACGATCCATCGGCCGCTCCGGGGAAGTTGAGGCCGGCCAAGAACCACGGCTCGGTGGCGTGCACCGGCGGGAACTTTTCGCCGGCGCTCTCCCCCGAGTACATCTTGCAGACAATTCCCATCTGTTTCAGGTTATTTTGGCAACTTGCGCGCCGGGCCGCTTCGCGCGCTCGCGCGAGGGCCGGCAGCAGAATCGCCGCGAGAATTGCAATGATGGCGATCACCACCAGCAATTCAATCAGCGTGAAACCGCGTTTCAAGCTCATGAAATTGCTCCTCGAGTTAGACGGGATGCGTATACACCCGCATGCCCGCGATCTTAAGATTTCTCCAAACCAATTCCCTAAACGAAGCGGCCGTGACGTTGTCGCCACGGCCGCTTCTGAACAACGGTCTAGCGCCTGGAACTCCGACTAACCGGCGAACCAGAAGACGGCATTCGCCCAGAATTCGTTGATCGGGCCTTTGCCGGCACGCTCGTACTTCTTGAACTCGACGTGACCGTCCATGAACAGCACGTTCGAGCCGCCCGGCACGTGGTTGAATTCGCCACCGCCGGTCACGTTGATGTTGATGTGATCCCACATCGTTTCGACTTCACTCTGCGCCTGGGCGGAACCACCCGGGTTGTTGATGTCGGTGATGAGGAAGCGCTCGACGCCTTCACGGAAGCGACGGACCTGGTTGCTGTACGCATTGCCACGAAGGGCAGTAACCGTGAGGTCGTTGTCCTTCGTCGCGAGAATTGTCTGCGCCTGCGCAGGCGTAACCGCCGCCTGGGTGGTCAGCGGCACCGCAAGGGCGATGATCGCTTCCGCGACCTGCGCCGGAACTTGCGGGGTGCCGTTGCCGACGTCAATCGGGGCCGTGATGATCAGGTCGTCCGCGTCCCACAGGTCGAAGATATAGCCGGTGTAGACGTAGCTTTCGTCATGGTCCGACGCTATACCCGTGTAAGCGCCGCAGAGCACGCCTGGATCCGGGCTGAAGTCATCGTCGATGTCGCCGACGATACCCATCGTGTTGTCCGGATCCGAGGGACATATCAAGACTTTCCAGTCTGTCAGGTATTCCGGGTACACGGACAGCGCGGCGACAGAGACGTCTGGCTGATCGTCTTCGTCGCACGATCCGTCCGACGCGCCGGGGAAGCTGAGCCCGGCCAAGAACCACGGCTCGGGACCGTGGACCGGCGGGAACTTTTCGCCAGCGCTTTCGCCGGAGTACATCTTGAACACAATACCCATTTGCTTCAGATTGTTTTGGCAACTTGCGCGCCGGGCCGCTTCGCGTGCACGCGCGAGGGCCGGCAGCAGAATCGCCGCGAGAATTGCGATGATGGCAATCACCACCAACAATTCAATCAGGGTGAAACCGCGTTTCGATTTCATTGACTTCTCTCCTCAAGCCACATTTTGTTTACGACACAACACATAAAACCAGGACTCCAGCCCCTCGTCTGCTCAGGCGCAAACGATAAAAGCAATGCGGGCGCGCCGGGGCGCAACGCCACCCCCAAGGAAGCGTTCAACGAATGAATTTCACCTCCCCAAGACCGATCAACCCACCGAGCCCTAATTGTCTTGTCGCGCCACGGTTCGCACAACCCGACTCCTCAGGTATACCGCGACGAGATCGACGCAGCCAGATGCCGAAAGACAGACCACCCAAAACTAACGACCGAGCCCGTAGTTAAAAATAGCCCTATCCTTCCCAAACACGCCTGATGCATCTAGCCAACTACGAACAATATAACCCAGAATTGTTCTCTTGTCCAGTATTCCTGTGAAAAGTCGTTCTGGGGGGATCGGACCCGCGAAAAATACGCTTTCTCGGGAAGACTCGACCCCAGCATCTGGCCCATTGGACGACTAGGCCCTTCGGACGGTTTCAGCGGCTGTCCTGAAAGGACGCGGCGAGGTTTGGGGGGCCGATATCGCAGGTATGGATGTCGTAGGTGTCGGCCCCGATTATCTGGGCCTCGACGATGTCTCCAGGGTGTAGGCAGCGCGACGAATCCACGTAGGCGACGCCGTCGATTTCGGGTGCCTCGGAGGGGGTCCGTCCAACCCACCGGCCGGATTCGGGGTCCCGGGATTCGACAAGGACCCGAACGCGGGAGCCGACGCGGGCCTGGTTCCAGGCGGCGGTAATCTCGACCTGTGTTTCCATCGCCTTTTCCCAACGGCGCTTCTTGGTCGCGCTGCTAATCTGACCGCTCATTCGGCCGGCCGGGGTGTCCTCCTCGAGGGAGTACTGAAACGCGCCCAGCCAGTTAAATCGAAGCTCACGCATGCCCGCAAGCATGTTCTGGTGCGCCTGACGCGTCTCGCCGGGAAACCCTACGATCATGGTCGTGCGCAACGCGATGTGCGGGATACGTGCCCGGATGCGCTCGACGAGCTTGAACGTGTTTACATCCTTCGATGGTCGGTTCATGCGCCGCAGCGTCTCGGGATCGAGGTGCTGGAGCGGGACATCGAGGTATGGGACGATCTTCGGTTCATTGGCCATGAGGTCGAGGAATTCGTCCGTAATACCCATGGGATACACGTACATGCACCGCACCCAAAATTCACCCTCCAACGCGCACAGTGCGCGCAACAAGTCTGGCAAGCGGCACTCCCGGCTCCAGTCGCGCCCGTAGTCGGCAAGGTCTTGCGCAACCAGGATGAACTCCTTGACACCCTCCGAGATGAGCGAGCGCGCTTCGTCGAGCAGGACTTCTACCGGTACGGAGGTGTGACGGCCCTTCATAATGGGAATCGAGCAGAACGTGCAGCCGTGATTGCATCCGTCGGAAATCTTCAGGAAGGAGTAGGGCTTCGAGTCCACCCGCTTGCGGCGCATGAAGTGCTCGATCTCGACACGCGGGGTTTCCCGCACGTTACGAACCGGCGCGGGCCGGCCGTCGAGGATCAGTTCGGTAAGGCGCTCGTATTGGCCAACGCCGACGAGGCCATCGAGGTTTGGCAATTCTTTCAAGAGGTCGTCTGCGTAGCGTTGCGCAAGGCATCCCGTCGCGAAGACGCGCAGTGCATTCTCCTTCTTGCGTTCGGTGAATTCGTACAGCGCTTCGACCGACTGCCGCTTGGCGTCGCCAATGAAACCGCACGTAGTTACGACGACCGCATCGAACGGCAAATCGCCGCCCGCGTCGTCAATGAAATCCACCTCGCAACCCTTGTCCTCGAGCATCCCTGCGAGATACTCGTTGTCCACGGTGTTCTTGTCGCAACCAAGTGTGTAAAGGCCAACGCGCATGGTATGAGGTTTCGAGTCCTGGAGTCAGAGGGGAAAAGTCTACAGATTGGAGGATATTGTGCCGGACGCATCACGTGGAGACAAATCCGCGGACGAGCCGTCAAGCTATTGAGCGTGCGCCGTTCGGAAGGTCTGGGGTGCGTACGGCGCGGCAACAGAAAACGTTACCGTGTCCGTAGCGCCCGACGCCGTCATGCACGCGAGTTGGTGTTCACCGTCGCCGAGATCGAGAAACAGCGGAGTGCCGGGTCCCGAGACCCCAATGTGTTCTCCATCCAGGTACCAGTGGACGGTCGTCGAACCATCCGCGGAGGAGCGCAGCCGTATGCGGTCTGAGTTCGCCTCGCGGGTTAGCACGAACTCCGCATTGTTGGTGGGCGCGAGAATTCGGAAACCTTCTTTACGTGTCGCATCGCCCCGAACGGTCGCTATCGTTGCGTTTACATTCGCCAAATCCCAGCCTTTGGCGGAGGCGGGCCAGCGTTGAACGGCGCCGTCGCCGCTGGGGCTTGGGTAATGCACGTCGCACTTTCGGTTCAAGAACTGAGCGGCGGGCAGGATATCCGTTGATGCGTGCGGGCACCACGGCGCCGCGGGAAGTCCAGTGTCCGCGCAGAGCTTGACGGTGCGCATGGCGTTTCCCGCTTCGGGCCAATCGGACATTGCCTTTCTTGGGAGGGAGCGGAACAATTGCGCGGCAAGCGGCAGCGCCGCGCGTGCGCCCACGAGGTATTTCGATGGCGTGGCATCGTTGTTACCCAGCCAGACGCCCACAACGTAGTGCCGATTGAACACGAAGGCCCATGCGTCGTGGTTACCCGTCGAGGTTCCCGTCTTCCAGCAGATGCGCGGTACGTATCCTCGCGCGCGGACGATGTCGCGCTGAAACTCGTTGGGAAGTTCCTGATCAAGCATGCCGTAGACCGAGAGGCAGGCGCCCTCGGAAATAACGCGGACCGGCGTAGGGGATGCGCCGGCAACGTCCTGCAACGGACGGTATTCGCCCAGGTTGGCGATCGTGCAGTATGCGGCGGCGAGTTCGTCGAGCCGAATCTCGCAGTTGCCCAGCGTGAGACCCAGCCCGTAATAGTCCGCCGGTTTCACCAGCGTCGTTATCCCGGCATTCTGCAGAAAGCGGTGCAGGTCGTCGTACCCAAGCCGATCAAGAACATTTACGGCGGGCACATTGAGTGAGCGCCGGAGCGCGTAACTGGCCGACACCAACCCGCGGTACTTACCGTCGTAGTTCTCGGGGTTGTACAGTCCGTAATCGAGCGAGTCGTCCAACAACATTTCCGTGGAGTAGAGGACGTTCCGTTCGATTCCGAGCGCGTACGTGAACGGTTTCAGTGCCGAGCCCGGCGAACGCGGCGCGCGGCAGGCGTCGACCTGGCCGCCGCCGGGCGTACCGAAGAAGTCAGCGGAACCGACGCGCGCCAAGATTTGCGCGGTCTCGGCGTCCACCACGATCGCGGCGGCGTTGCTCACGTCGTTATCAAATTGTTTGAGGTATTCCGTTACTTCGTTTTCCATGCGTTCCTGCAACGCATAAACCAGCGTCGTTTGTGTGGACATGATCGGTTTGGCGGATGACGCAATACGCATGGCAAGGTGGGGGGCAAGCTGCGGGAATTCGTTCCACGCCGCGGTCAGCGCGTCGCCCTTCGCCCGCACGCAATCGTCGTCCGATATGAAACCTTCGGCTGCCATGCGGTCAAGCACGTAGCCACGGCGCGCCTTCGCCGCGTCAGGATGCTTTAATGGCATGAGTCCAACCGGCGACTTGGGCAGCGCCGCTAACGTCGCCGCTTCCGATAGGGTCAGTTCGCTTGCCGGCTTCCCAAAGTAGCGGCGCGCGGCCGCTTCGCACCCGACAAGGTTGAGTCCATACGGCGCGCTGTTCAGATACGCGTCGAGGATCGCATCCTTATCCGCGTTGCGTTCGAGACGAAGCGATTGCCACGCTTGCGCGAGCTTTCCGAATACGGTCCGGTCCGAATCGTCCGCCAGCTTGACGACCTGCATTGTGATCGTCGAAGCGCCGGAATGGATGCGCGCGCGAAACACGTTCTGAAGGATCGCACGGGCAATCGCGAACGCATCGACACCGGGATGTTCCCAATAGCGTTGGTCTTCGACCGCAACCGTCGCTTGGACAATATACGGACTGATTTCGTCGAGCGCGCGGGGAAACCGCCATTGTTGTTCGTCGTTCAGGAAGGCGTAGAGTAATTTGCCGTCGCGGTCAAGCATCTGCGGCGATGCGCCGGCGTTCAAATAGCGGTTTGTATCCATGGGCCAGAGCAGGCCTGTGACCAACGCAACGCCGGCGGCGCACGCGCCGGCGATGAACCAGCGCCTGCGCCGCCAAGCGGCAACTGCGATGCGGACTATCTGGCCGGAAGCATGCATGAATTACTGCGCAACCACATCGATTTCGCCCGGTACGCCGCGCCCGCGGACCGATGCGTCGTACATGCCTTCGCCCGTCACGGCCGGATATTGGTAATGGCCCGGCGTGACCGCACGAACTATGTAGTAGAGGTTGTGTTTGCCCGTGTCGATCGAGTCGAACGCAGCAACAAGCCGGTCGTCGCGCACTTCAAGGTATGTTGGCGTAATTCGGTTCTTGAACGCGTCCGACGGAATCGCGTCGGCGTCGAGCCGCGGATTCTGAATCTCGAACCCGGCGGGGATGAGATCGGCGATAACGACGTTTTTCGCGGGGCGATCGCAATTCAGTTCGATGCCGATAACGAAACTGTCCGCCTGCCCGAACGACGTCCCGGCATGCGGCTCGCCCTTTTCGTTGTAGACTGTGCGAGTCAGGGCGATGCCTTGGCTGATTGGCGTGGTGTCCGGCTGCTCCGGCACGCCGCGCGTCGTCGCGCTGACGTAGATCGCCGTCCGGCCTGAATTGGTGATGACGAACTGCCCGCCAGGTCCGTTGTGTTCGCCCGAGAAAGACTCTTTGCCTTTGATCTCGCTCTTGCCTTTCGGTCCCTCGATCGTCGCCTTGGCCGTATCGACGTTCTGCGCGATCTCGCTGAGATACGTGATCAGCGATGCGCAGATGAACGCTGTCTCCTGTGTCGTGCCGTAGCGGTTGGCCGTGATATATGCCGTGAGCTTGCCGGCCAACTCGGACATCTGCTTCGCGTCTCCTTTCATCTGCTGCAACGCGAGCAGCTCGACGGCGTCGTTCCGGATTTCCGAGTTCAGCGTGCCGTCCGGTTCGGTCACGACGTAGGGGACCGACGGCGTGTTGGACATGTACAGGCTCACCCGGTCGGGATTCTCACCGTTGATCGCCAGCGCCGCCGCGAGCATGAACCGCGCCGAGCGCGGGAGCTTCACCGAATCAAAGCGCTGTATTTGCTTCAGCGCCTCGTTGTCGCCACCGAGCGCGAGGACGTACACCGCATACGCGCGTTTGTAAAGCGACGACTCGGAACTGTCGGACCAGTCGCGCGATATTTTTCGCACGTAGTTCTGAAGGTCCTCCATGTTCTTCTCCTGCAACGCGATTTGACGGTCGTTCTTCACCAACGTGAGGAAGTGCAGCGCATACACGGAACCGTAGTCGTAAGGCGATTCCGCGCCGGGCCAGAACCCGAGACCGCCGGAATCCGTCTGCATCGAAAACAATCGATTGATGCCGGACTGGATGAATCCG
This window harbors:
- a CDS encoding DUF1559 domain-containing protein — translated: MSLKRGFTLIELLVVIAIIAILAAILLPALARAREAARRASCQNNLKQMGIVCKMYSGESAGEKFPPVHATEPWFLAGLNFPGAADGSCDEDDTPEVTVSGPSVYPEYLTDWNVLKCPSDPDVNIQLVGDTDDDDAVDPGALCGAYTGMASNHDESYVYTGYIFDLWDGDDLIIAAPIDVGNGTPQVPAQVAEAIIALATPLTTTAAVTPAQAQTILAQKDNDLTVTALRGNAYSNQVRRIREGVERFLITDINNPGGSAQAQSEVETMWDHINISPTGSGEFNHVPGGSNILFMDGHVEFKKYERNGKGPINEFWANAVFWFAG
- the rimO gene encoding 30S ribosomal protein S12 methylthiotransferase RimO; translated protein: MRVGLYTLGCDKNTVDNEYLAGMLEDKGCEVDFIDDAGGDLPFDAVVVTTCGFIGDAKRQSVEALYEFTERKKENALRVFATGCLAQRYADDLLKELPNLDGLVGVGQYERLTELILDGRPAPVRNVRETPRVEIEHFMRRKRVDSKPYSFLKISDGCNHGCTFCSIPIMKGRHTSVPVEVLLDEARSLISEGVKEFILVAQDLADYGRDWSRECRLPDLLRALCALEGEFWVRCMYVYPMGITDEFLDLMANEPKIVPYLDVPLQHLDPETLRRMNRPSKDVNTFKLVERIRARIPHIALRTTMIVGFPGETRQAHQNMLAGMRELRFNWLGAFQYSLEEDTPAGRMSGQISSATKKRRWEKAMETQVEITAAWNQARVGSRVRVLVESRDPESGRWVGRTPSEAPEIDGVAYVDSSRCLHPGDIVEAQIIGADTYDIHTCDIGPPNLAASFQDSR
- a CDS encoding DUF1559 domain-containing protein — translated: MVSKRGFTLIELLVVIAIIAILAAILLPALARAREAARRASCQSNLKQMGIVFKMYAGENKETFPRLQGPDIFSLAGLSVGDLGIDCGASDTDNFSFDPYAVYPEYLSDWGVIQCPSDPNSDLAIIAEGCQFAGLATQANASYIYFGYVVDRGDGNDPTVTAPDIGFGSFDISVQVFEGFIALVTGSALGAPKPMNPLGNALDALDTLTHDLEVSPGAGNNGSDTIRRIREGIERFLITDINNPASSAQGQSQVVVLWDQINLNPSGAGEYNHVPGGGNVLYMDGHVEFSKYEALGRFPINNAFASATLWSTGP
- a CDS encoding DUF1559 domain-containing protein, whose protein sequence is MKSKRGFTLIELLVVIAIIAILAAILLPALARAREAARRASCQNNLKQMGIVFKMYSGESAGEKFPPVHGPEPWFLAGLSFPGASDGSCDEDDQPDVSVAALSVYPEYLTDWKVLICPSDPDNTMGIVGDIDDDFSPDPGVLCGAYTGIASDHDESYVYTGYIFDLWDADDLIITAPIDVGNGTPQVPAQVAEAIIALAVPLTTQAAVTPAQAQTILATKDNDLTVTALRGNAYSNQVRRFREGVERFLITDINNPGGSAQAQSEVETMWDHININVTGGGEFNHVPGGSNVLFMDGHVEFKKYERAGKGPINEFWANAVFWFAG
- a CDS encoding molybdenum cofactor biosynthesis protein MoaE; protein product: MFALSSEPIDTSLLRPRFEKSHAGAFATFEGWVRDHNIGRSVVRLEYEAYASVAEKEGNAIIAEARKTFAVLDAQCIHRIGSLTIGDMAVWVGASAAHRDAAFDACRYIIDEVKARVPIWKKEYYADGDSGWVNCDARG
- the pbpC gene encoding penicillin-binding protein 1C: MHASGQIVRIAVAAWRRRRWFIAGACAAGVALVTGLLWPMDTNRYLNAGASPQMLDRDGKLLYAFLNDEQQWRFPRALDEISPYIVQATVAVEDQRYWEHPGVDAFAIARAILQNVFRARIHSGASTITMQVVKLADDSDRTVFGKLAQAWQSLRLERNADKDAILDAYLNSAPYGLNLVGCEAAARRYFGKPASELTLSEAATLAALPKSPVGLMPLKHPDAAKARRGYVLDRMAAEGFISDDDCVRAKGDALTAAWNEFPQLAPHLAMRIASSAKPIMSTQTTLVYALQERMENEVTEYLKQFDNDVSNAAAIVVDAETAQILARVGSADFFGTPGGGQVDACRAPRSPGSALKPFTYALGIERNVLYSTEMLLDDSLDYGLYNPENYDGKYRGLVSASYALRRSLNVPAVNVLDRLGYDDLHRFLQNAGITTLVKPADYYGLGLTLGNCEIRLDELAAAYCTIANLGEYRPLQDVAGASPTPVRVISEGACLSVYGMLDQELPNEFQRDIVRARGYVPRICWKTGTSTGNHDAWAFVFNRHYVVGVWLGNNDATPSKYLVGARAALPLAAQLFRSLPRKAMSDWPEAGNAMRTVKLCADTGLPAAPWCPHASTDILPAAQFLNRKCDVHYPSPSGDGAVQRWPASAKGWDLANVNATIATVRGDATRKEGFRILAPTNNAEFVLTREANSDRIRLRSSADGSTTVHWYLDGEHIGVSGPGTPLFLDLGDGEHQLACMTASGATDTVTFSVAAPYAPQTFRTAHAQ